A single genomic interval of Roseomonas marmotae harbors:
- a CDS encoding helix-turn-helix domain-containing protein, which yields MPARLVRLRTKEHRLKVDQAALLRQAVLAFPGLPEQAVGAIVSTIDQQTAAENGWTFVMLSPAANDLVVSWMLEHSKRPQMAMRLWSKLFLHLDRDTGEILQTRDELAAAINAKADHVSEIMGELESFGAISKRRVKVAGMRGPGMVRYFMNPNVATHQTGQARDKAQKAASHLRLVK from the coding sequence ATGCCAGCGCGACTAGTCCGGCTAAGGACCAAAGAGCACCGCCTAAAGGTCGATCAAGCGGCCCTGTTACGCCAAGCGGTCCTAGCTTTCCCTGGCCTGCCTGAACAAGCTGTCGGTGCCATTGTCTCGACCATCGACCAGCAAACCGCCGCCGAGAACGGATGGACCTTCGTCATGCTCTCTCCTGCCGCCAACGACCTAGTCGTGTCTTGGATGCTTGAGCACTCCAAGCGTCCTCAGATGGCTATGCGCCTATGGTCCAAGTTGTTCCTACATCTGGATAGGGACACAGGCGAAATCCTACAGACCCGTGATGAGTTGGCTGCCGCTATCAACGCCAAGGCCGACCACGTGAGCGAAATCATGGGTGAGCTTGAGAGCTTCGGGGCTATCAGCAAGCGCCGCGTGAAGGTTGCCGGTATGCGTGGCCCTGGCATGGTCCGCTACTTCATGAACCCAAACGTCGCCACGCATCAAACCGGGCAGGCTCGCGACAAGGCGCAGAAGGCAGCTTCCCATCTTCGGTTGGTGAAGTGA
- a CDS encoding recombinase family protein → MMVGYARTSTVEQEAGLEAQERDLRAAGCTKLFSERVSSVAKRGKLEAALDYVREGDTLVVTKPDRLARSTLDLLTIVKGLEAKGVGLLVLSMGGEPMSTRGHTGKLMLTMLGAFAEFERALMLERQREGIAKAKEEGRYKGRAPTARNQADKVRRLHAEGVRPTDIAKQLGIGRSSVYRALEGAED, encoded by the coding sequence TGGTCTAGAGGCTCAGGAACGAGACCTGAGGGCTGCTGGGTGCACGAAGCTGTTTAGTGAGCGGGTATCGTCAGTAGCCAAGCGGGGGAAGCTGGAGGCAGCCCTAGACTACGTTCGTGAGGGTGACACGTTGGTAGTCACCAAGCCGGATAGGCTAGCTCGTTCAACCCTGGATCTTCTGACTATCGTAAAGGGATTGGAAGCTAAGGGCGTGGGCCTGCTGGTGCTGTCCATGGGTGGAGAGCCTATGAGCACCCGTGGGCACACTGGCAAACTGATGCTGACCATGCTGGGAGCCTTCGCTGAGTTTGAGCGTGCTCTGATGCTGGAGAGGCAGCGGGAAGGCATTGCGAAGGCCAAGGAGGAAGGTCGATACAAAGGCCGAGCACCTACAGCCCGTAACCAGGCCGATAAGGTGCGTAGGCTTCATGCCGAAGGGGTGCGACCTACCGATATCGCCAAGCAGCTCGGCATTGGTCGATCCAGTGTCTATCGGGCTTTGGAAGGGGCAGAGGACTAG